The following proteins are co-located in the Verrucomicrobiia bacterium genome:
- a CDS encoding M28 family peptidase, with the protein MKQHRHWFSGVLAAWVGITGMAHAVNEATFISQPRQLTFEGRRSGEGYFSPDGKSLIFQSEREADNPFYQIFTLDLETGDTRRISPGMGKTTCAFYRPNHDEVLFASTHLDIEAKAKQKVEIDFRASGKSRRYAWDYDETFDIFSAQRDGSNVKRLTGAQGYDAEGAYSPDGKHIVFCSTRDAFPLEKLSSPDRQRYELDAAYFGEIYIMNADGTEQRRLTKTPGYDGGPFFTPDGQRIVWRRFNEKGDTADIYTMKLDGSDVLRLTDFKAMSWAPYFHPSGEYAIFGSNKEGFANFELYIVDAQGTRDPIRVTYTDGFDSLPVFSPDGKKLSWTSGRGGAGSQIFMANWDHAAVQAALKANEAKGASFVGIKGANPVSISVAPSAAISTNDLYNHVSYLASDKLEGRLTGTAGAQMASDYIAQQLQTSGVRPLGHTGTYFQNFEFTAGVQTITNENKLTLHKSGESLRELNFIPEQDFRPLSFSANGEVSGEVVFVGYGMTVPGKLGDSYDSYGGSLNVSNKIVVAFRYVPEGVDQKRRVELNRYAGLRYKALVARTHGAKALLIVTGPNSPNPGELAPMTYDSSLAGSGIVAASISGKVADAMLAGSGKTLKHLQDMLDQEDPHAADVRFTLPNLTVNIATKVNHLKKMDRNVVGVIPPVSGNEYVMLGAHYDHLGRGETGGFGIKGEEGQIHNGADDNASGVSAVLELAANLAAEREKNPTAFTRGIVFSFWSGEEMGLIGSSKFAETPTLSLSNVVAYLNFDMVGRVRDNRLTLQGIGSSTAWKGLIEKANVVGGFNLVLQDDPYLPTDTTAFYPKNIPVLAFFTGSHDQYHRPADDVDTLNYEGMERITKMARRIVLDLAKEGTRPDYVKVEKSDKGGARDGLRAYLGTIPDYATEVQGVKLSGARGGSPADKAGIKNGDVIIEFAGQKIANIYDYTYALDAVRIGSPVKVIIMRDGKKVELSITPEARK; encoded by the coding sequence ATGAAACAGCATCGGCATTGGTTCAGCGGGGTATTGGCAGCTTGGGTGGGCATCACGGGCATGGCTCACGCGGTGAATGAGGCCACGTTTATTTCTCAACCCCGCCAACTCACCTTTGAAGGCCGCCGCAGTGGTGAAGGCTATTTCTCGCCCGATGGCAAATCCCTCATTTTCCAGAGCGAGCGCGAAGCGGATAACCCCTTCTATCAAATATTCACGCTCGACCTGGAGACGGGCGATACCCGCCGCATCTCGCCCGGCATGGGCAAGACGACTTGCGCCTTTTACCGCCCAAACCACGATGAAGTTCTCTTCGCCTCCACCCATCTCGATATCGAAGCCAAGGCAAAGCAAAAGGTGGAGATCGATTTCCGCGCCTCCGGCAAATCCCGCCGCTACGCCTGGGATTACGATGAGACTTTCGACATCTTTTCCGCCCAACGCGATGGCTCCAATGTCAAACGCCTGACTGGTGCCCAAGGCTACGATGCCGAGGGCGCTTACTCGCCGGACGGCAAGCACATCGTCTTCTGCTCCACGCGCGATGCCTTCCCGCTGGAGAAACTTTCTTCCCCCGATCGACAGCGTTATGAGCTGGATGCCGCCTATTTCGGCGAGATCTACATCATGAACGCCGATGGCACCGAGCAACGCCGTCTTACCAAGACGCCCGGTTACGATGGCGGCCCGTTCTTCACGCCCGATGGTCAACGCATCGTCTGGCGGCGCTTCAATGAAAAGGGCGACACGGCGGACATCTACACCATGAAGCTGGATGGCAGCGACGTCCTGCGTCTCACGGATTTCAAGGCCATGTCCTGGGCGCCGTATTTCCATCCCTCCGGCGAATACGCCATCTTCGGCTCGAACAAGGAAGGCTTTGCGAATTTCGAACTCTACATCGTGGATGCCCAAGGCACCCGCGATCCCATCCGCGTGACCTACACGGACGGCTTCGATAGCCTCCCCGTCTTCTCGCCCGATGGCAAAAAGCTCTCGTGGACCTCGGGTCGCGGTGGTGCTGGCTCACAGATCTTCATGGCGAACTGGGATCATGCTGCCGTGCAAGCCGCGTTGAAAGCGAATGAAGCGAAAGGTGCGTCATTCGTCGGCATCAAAGGCGCGAACCCTGTCAGTATCAGCGTGGCTCCCTCTGCCGCCATCAGCACGAACGACCTCTACAACCACGTCTCCTACCTCGCCAGTGACAAGCTCGAAGGCCGACTCACCGGCACTGCGGGCGCGCAAATGGCCTCCGACTACATCGCGCAACAATTGCAGACCAGCGGCGTCCGGCCTTTGGGACACACGGGCACATACTTCCAGAACTTCGAATTCACCGCAGGCGTTCAAACCATCACGAATGAGAACAAACTGACCCTGCATAAATCTGGCGAAAGCCTGCGCGAATTGAACTTCATCCCGGAACAAGACTTCCGCCCGCTCTCCTTCAGCGCGAATGGCGAAGTCTCTGGTGAAGTCGTCTTCGTCGGTTACGGCATGACCGTCCCCGGCAAGCTGGGTGACAGTTACGATTCCTACGGCGGCTCACTGAATGTCTCGAACAAGATCGTCGTCGCCTTCCGCTACGTGCCAGAAGGCGTGGATCAGAAGCGTCGCGTGGAGCTGAACCGATACGCCGGTCTGCGCTACAAGGCCCTGGTCGCCCGCACCCATGGTGCGAAGGCTCTACTCATCGTCACTGGACCGAACTCACCGAATCCCGGCGAACTCGCGCCCATGACCTATGATAGCAGCCTCGCCGGGTCGGGCATCGTCGCCGCTTCCATCTCCGGCAAGGTCGCCGATGCCATGCTGGCAGGCAGTGGCAAAACCCTGAAGCATCTGCAAGACATGCTGGACCAGGAAGACCCGCATGCCGCCGATGTGCGCTTCACCTTGCCGAATCTCACCGTGAACATCGCCACGAAGGTGAATCACCTGAAGAAGATGGATCGCAACGTGGTCGGCGTCATCCCGCCTGTTTCAGGCAATGAGTATGTGATGCTCGGCGCGCATTACGATCACTTGGGCCGTGGCGAGACCGGCGGCTTCGGCATCAAAGGCGAGGAAGGCCAGATCCACAATGGCGCGGATGATAACGCTTCCGGCGTCTCCGCCGTGCTGGAACTTGCCGCGAATCTCGCTGCCGAACGCGAGAAGAACCCCACCGCCTTCACGCGCGGCATCGTGTTCTCCTTCTGGTCCGGTGAAGAGATGGGCCTCATCGGTTCCTCCAAGTTCGCGGAGACGCCCACGCTCTCGCTTTCGAACGTCGTCGCGTATCTGAATTTCGACATGGTGGGTCGCGTGCGGGATAACCGGCTCACGCTGCAAGGCATCGGCTCCTCCACCGCGTGGAAGGGCCTGATCGAGAAGGCGAACGTGGTGGGCGGTTTCAATCTCGTCCTGCAAGATGATCCGTATCTGCCCACAGACACCACCGCGTTTTATCCCAAGAACATTCCCGTGCTCGCCTTCTTCACCGGCAGCCATGACCAATACCATCGCCCGGCCGATGACGTGGACACGCTGAATTACGAAGGCATGGAGCGCATCACCAAGATGGCCCGCCGCATCGTGCTGGATCTCGCGAAGGAAGGCACGCGCCCGGATTACGTGAAGGTCGAGAAGAGCGATAAAGGCGGAGCCCGCGATGGCCTGCGCGCCTACCTCGGCACGATTCCCGATTACGCCACCGAAGTCCAAGGGGTGAAACTCAGCGGCGCTCGCGGCGGCAGCCCAGCGGACAAGGCGGGAATCAAGAATGGCGACGTCATCATCGAATTCGCCGGGCAAAAGATCGCGAACATCTACGACTACACCTACGCCCTCGACGCCGTGCGGATCGGCTCCCCCGTAAAAGTAATCATTATGCGCGACGGCAAGAAGGTGGAGCTGAGCATCACGCCAGAGGCGCGGAAGTAA
- the eboE gene encoding metabolite traffic protein EboE, translating to MQLTHGLHLAYCTNIHRGETWEQTFGTLKQFTLGVRDRVANGKPYAIGLRLGEQASLELSEPARLTEFRKWLDKENCYVFTINGFPYGSFHGTRVKEQVFAPDWTTEERVVYTNRLFDLLAQIVPEGVEGSISSVPCSYKEFITSEAQEAALRRNLWRTVEHIAKVSERTGKKLHLGLEPEPLCYLETSTEMVKFYNQMREERPNDARLSEHFGVNYDTCHLAIEYEEPADVIARFKANGVKISKLHFSSALKVRPTPQVREALKSYLDTVYFHQVIERDTAGNIKRYKDLDVALDKAAQWTIDPAAQSKLEWRIHFHIPLHSEPTAIYDSTSDHIQGVLDILAKEPTLCPHLEMETYTWEVMPDAMKKRNVVDQLVSEYEWTFKELNRRGIKQA from the coding sequence ATGCAACTGACGCATGGGCTGCATCTGGCTTATTGTACGAACATCCATCGCGGTGAGACGTGGGAACAGACTTTTGGCACGCTAAAGCAATTCACACTCGGTGTGCGTGATCGCGTGGCCAACGGCAAACCTTACGCCATCGGCCTGCGTCTCGGTGAGCAAGCCTCACTCGAATTGAGCGAGCCTGCGCGTCTCACGGAATTTCGCAAGTGGCTGGACAAGGAGAATTGCTACGTCTTCACGATCAATGGCTTTCCCTACGGCAGCTTCCACGGCACCCGCGTGAAGGAACAGGTCTTCGCACCCGACTGGACCACCGAGGAGCGCGTCGTTTACACGAACCGCCTTTTCGATCTCCTCGCGCAGATCGTGCCGGAAGGCGTGGAAGGCAGCATCAGTTCTGTCCCCTGCTCTTACAAAGAATTTATCACCAGCGAGGCGCAAGAGGCAGCCCTGCGTCGCAATCTTTGGCGCACGGTGGAACACATCGCGAAGGTCAGCGAACGCACCGGCAAGAAACTGCACCTCGGCCTCGAACCCGAGCCGCTCTGCTATCTGGAAACCAGCACGGAGATGGTGAAATTCTACAACCAGATGCGCGAAGAACGCCCGAATGATGCCCGCCTGAGCGAACATTTCGGCGTGAATTACGACACCTGCCATCTCGCCATCGAATACGAAGAACCCGCCGATGTCATCGCCCGTTTCAAGGCGAACGGCGTGAAGATCTCCAAACTGCATTTCAGTTCCGCGCTGAAGGTGCGCCCCACACCGCAAGTGCGTGAGGCGCTGAAATCTTACTTGGACACCGTCTATTTTCATCAAGTCATCGAGCGTGATACCGCTGGAAACATCAAACGCTACAAAGACCTCGACGTGGCTTTGGATAAAGCAGCTCAGTGGACGATTGATCCTGCCGCGCAAAGCAAACTCGAGTGGCGCATCCATTTCCACATTCCCCTGCACAGCGAGCCCACGGCCATCTACGACAGCACCTCAGACCACATCCAAGGCGTGCTCGATATCTTGGCGAAGGAACCAACACTCTGCCCGCACCTCGAGATGGAGACCTACACGTGGGAAGTGATGCCCGATGCAATGAAGAAGCGGAACGTCGTGGACCAGCTTGTGAGTGAATACGAGTGGACATTCAAGGAACTGAACCGGCGCGGGATCAAGCAGGCTTGA
- a CDS encoding SDR family oxidoreductase yields the protein MKQVMLITGAGRGIGAATARLAAKRGYAVCVNYRTNEAAAETIAQEIRSGGGEAITVGADVASEADVVRLFKTVDEQLGRLTALVNNAGILETQMRIETMDAARLNRVFTTNITGSFLCAREAILRMSTKHGGSGGGIVNVSSAAARFGSAGEYVDYAASKGAMDTFTLGLSREVAGEGIRVNAVRPAFIYTDIHASGGEPNRVDRLKDSLPMKRGGQPEEVANAILWLLSEEASYATGTFIEMAGGR from the coding sequence ATGAAACAGGTGATGCTCATCACGGGTGCGGGCCGTGGTATCGGCGCAGCGACTGCACGTCTCGCAGCCAAGCGCGGCTATGCCGTGTGTGTCAATTATCGCACGAATGAGGCTGCCGCAGAAACAATCGCACAAGAGATACGATCTGGTGGCGGTGAAGCGATCACTGTGGGTGCCGATGTGGCGAGTGAAGCCGATGTCGTCCGTCTCTTCAAAACTGTGGATGAACAGCTCGGCCGCCTTACCGCCTTGGTGAATAACGCGGGCATTCTGGAAACGCAGATGCGCATCGAGACCATGGATGCCGCGCGCCTGAACCGCGTCTTCACTACGAATATCACTGGTTCCTTCCTCTGCGCCCGTGAGGCCATCTTGCGCATGTCCACCAAGCACGGCGGCTCCGGAGGCGGCATCGTGAATGTCTCCTCTGCTGCCGCACGATTCGGATCAGCGGGCGAGTATGTGGACTACGCCGCCTCCAAAGGCGCGATGGATACCTTTACCTTGGGCCTGTCGCGCGAAGTCGCCGGTGAAGGCATCCGCGTAAATGCCGTGCGCCCCGCCTTCATCTACACGGACATCCACGCCAGCGGCGGCGAACCCAATCGCGTGGACCGCCTGAAAGATTCCCTGCCGATGAAACGCGGCGGCCAGCCCGAAGAAGTCGCCAATGCAATACTCTGGCTGCTTTCCGAAGAAGCCTCGTATGCGACCGGGACTTTTATCGAGATGGCAGGCGGGAGATAA
- a CDS encoding DUF1501 domain-containing protein, giving the protein MDLKQHLPSPADLCVTRRQFLNRFGMGFGALSLGSMLGSQLMGGSSLFADTNKSPLAVKEPHFPAKAKRVIHIFAQGGPSHLDTWDPKPGLEKYRDQDVKEIGGVPMVSPFKYKKTGQSGIEVSELFPKIGENIDEMTVIRSMYTDIPAHEFATLMMNTGSGRIVKPSMGSWALYGLGSVNQNLPGFIALSPNGNVLGGSSNWRSAFLPGAFQGTMVSTGNMSAERVIENLKNYYTPLKDQREQLDLVQKFNELHNQNLKREAELEARIQSFELAFQMQSEAVDAFDISKEPEHIKEMYGSNAQGRQMLVARRLVEKGVRFVQVWDSGWDHHANLQTVITRKAGDCDQAIGALLKDLKQRGMLEDTLVIWGGEFGRTPRHDRGGRGEPGRDHHNRSFVAWMAGGGVKKGYVHGASDEFGYNAVEDKVHVHDLHATILNLLGFDHEKMTYRYNGRDFRLTDVYGNVVKELIA; this is encoded by the coding sequence ATGGACCTGAAGCAGCACTTACCGTCACCCGCCGACCTGTGTGTCACGCGCCGCCAGTTTTTGAACCGTTTCGGCATGGGCTTCGGTGCCCTCAGCCTCGGCTCGATGCTCGGTTCGCAGCTCATGGGTGGTAGCAGCCTGTTTGCCGATACGAACAAGTCTCCGCTCGCGGTCAAGGAACCCCATTTCCCCGCCAAGGCCAAGCGGGTCATCCATATCTTCGCCCAAGGTGGCCCTTCCCACCTCGATACTTGGGATCCGAAGCCCGGTCTGGAGAAGTATCGCGATCAGGACGTGAAAGAGATCGGCGGTGTGCCGATGGTTTCGCCCTTCAAGTATAAGAAGACCGGCCAATCGGGCATCGAGGTCAGCGAACTGTTCCCGAAGATCGGCGAGAACATCGACGAGATGACGGTCATTCGTTCGATGTATACGGACATCCCCGCGCATGAATTTGCCACGCTCATGATGAACACCGGCTCTGGCCGCATCGTGAAGCCGTCCATGGGTTCTTGGGCGCTCTACGGTTTGGGTTCCGTGAATCAGAATTTGCCAGGCTTCATCGCGCTCTCGCCGAACGGCAATGTGCTGGGTGGTTCCTCGAACTGGCGTTCCGCGTTCCTCCCCGGTGCCTTCCAAGGCACGATGGTGAGCACGGGTAACATGAGCGCCGAGCGCGTCATCGAAAATCTCAAGAATTACTACACGCCGCTGAAGGATCAGCGCGAGCAGCTCGACTTGGTGCAGAAGTTCAACGAACTGCATAACCAGAACCTGAAACGCGAAGCGGAACTCGAAGCGCGCATCCAGTCCTTCGAGCTGGCCTTCCAGATGCAATCCGAGGCCGTCGATGCCTTCGATATCAGCAAGGAACCGGAGCACATCAAGGAGATGTATGGTTCCAACGCACAAGGCCGTCAGATGCTCGTCGCGCGTCGTCTTGTGGAAAAAGGCGTGCGCTTCGTGCAGGTGTGGGACAGCGGCTGGGATCATCACGCGAACTTGCAAACGGTCATCACGCGTAAGGCGGGCGATTGCGATCAGGCGATCGGTGCGTTGCTCAAAGATTTGAAGCAGCGCGGCATGCTCGAAGACACGCTGGTGATCTGGGGTGGTGAGTTCGGTCGCACGCCGCGTCATGATCGTGGTGGCCGTGGTGAACCGGGTCGCGATCATCATAATCGCTCGTTCGTGGCGTGGATGGCGGGTGGCGGCGTGAAGAAGGGCTACGTGCACGGTGCCTCCGATGAATTCGGCTACAACGCGGTGGAAGACAAGGTCCACGTGCATGACCTGCACGCGACGATCCTGAACCTGCTCGGGTTCGATCACGAGAAGATGACGTATCGCTATAACGGTCGCGATTTCCGCCTGACGGATGTGTACGGCAACGTGGTGAAGGAACTGATCGCTTAA
- a CDS encoding PSD1 and planctomycete cytochrome C domain-containing protein translates to MRKTIFKQVLPLAVVLAAGTAWQASAADAKLDPKQLEFFEKRIRPVLATACYSCHSTAPDAKIKGGLVVDSKDGLLKGGDSGPSVVPGNPKKSLLIEAIQYHNKDLKMPPKEEDKLSDEQIADLVAWVQMGAPDPRAGTAPAMKAISIEESRSHWAFQPVQNPTAPKVADKNGILKTDIDRFILAKMNEKGLSPSPQVDKRSLIRRAAYDLTGLPPTPEEVEDFVKDKSPNAFAKVVDRYLASPRYGERWGRHWLDVARYADNTGDRQNRGNPNYPFSWTYRDYVIEAFNEDKPFDQFIKEQIAADRVVKGDDKRDMAAMGFLTVGKRFMGNQEDVIDDRIDVVTQGFMGLTVSCARCHDHKFDPIPTKDYYALHGVFNSSVEPEKGPFLTPPKETAEYLDFKKKLDELQEELAGTATYEYERSLAQLRGTFGDVLLASYRFGTAKNAAPLRSFLREKTINANGYETLAKALKGMEKNPGAVMKPWFDYAALSKDEFGAKADAITAKLSKDSNVNPLIAAALTKAQPKSIEDVAGVYGKIIKDNEKAWAEQKAAGSAGMKDEFEEQVRLVLHSPKSPLYLTVRDARTLQLIGGAQVRNFENRVYTKIYTLETTHPGSPARAMVMEDAPRPRDSAVLIRGERGRRGDLAPRQFLQILSKEAPKKLTTGSGRIDLAEAIADRNNPLTARVIVNRIWAKHFGEGLVRTVSDFGLRAEPPTHPELLDHLATYFMDNGWSIKKLHRYILLSGVYQQGTMDNAKYEEKDPANLYLWKTPIRRLDFEAIRDTVLMHGGNMDLSNGGKPVDITDNPSPNRRTVYGYVDRFDLPEMFRTFDFANPDMTTSVRNPTTVPQQALFMMNSPFVIEQAKLMVQRTDFLARKTDEDKLKFLFQTLYQRNPTASEITMAQQYMAAQSAKEVKTETGKQDWSYGFGNYDAQAKQMRFRPFTETVGNGYSGGKKSGDATLTAVGGLPTINPKIGVIRRWTAPKDGRVFISGPIAHNVKEGDGIVAHIVSSRNGQLGNWTVFSGKQDVTLEHVDVKAGDTIDFVVTCGKNADKDRFVWAPVIRMEDGPEWNARTQFALPSKTKQVTPLNSWEKLAQALFLTNELIYVN, encoded by the coding sequence ATGAGGAAAACGATTTTCAAACAAGTGCTGCCGCTGGCCGTGGTATTGGCCGCTGGCACCGCATGGCAAGCCAGCGCGGCTGATGCGAAGCTGGATCCGAAGCAACTCGAGTTCTTCGAGAAGCGCATCCGGCCCGTCTTGGCGACTGCTTGCTATTCATGTCACAGCACCGCCCCTGATGCGAAGATCAAGGGCGGCCTGGTGGTGGATTCCAAGGATGGTTTGCTCAAGGGTGGTGATAGCGGTCCTTCCGTCGTTCCTGGCAATCCCAAGAAGAGTCTGCTGATCGAGGCGATCCAGTATCATAATAAAGATCTGAAGATGCCGCCCAAGGAAGAGGACAAGCTGAGCGATGAACAGATCGCCGACCTCGTCGCCTGGGTGCAGATGGGTGCGCCCGATCCGCGTGCTGGCACGGCTCCGGCCATGAAGGCCATCAGCATCGAGGAATCCCGCAGTCATTGGGCGTTCCAACCGGTGCAGAATCCGACGGCTCCGAAGGTGGCTGATAAGAACGGCATCCTGAAAACGGACATCGACCGTTTCATCCTCGCGAAGATGAACGAGAAAGGCTTGAGCCCCTCGCCGCAAGTGGACAAGCGCTCGCTCATCCGCCGCGCAGCTTATGATCTCACGGGTCTGCCGCCGACGCCGGAAGAAGTGGAAGATTTCGTGAAGGACAAGTCACCGAACGCGTTTGCAAAAGTCGTGGACCGTTACCTCGCCTCGCCGCGTTACGGTGAGCGCTGGGGCCGCCATTGGCTCGATGTGGCGCGTTATGCAGATAACACGGGTGACCGGCAGAATCGTGGTAACCCGAACTATCCGTTCTCTTGGACGTATCGCGATTACGTGATCGAAGCCTTCAACGAGGACAAGCCGTTTGACCAGTTCATCAAGGAACAAATCGCGGCGGACCGCGTCGTGAAGGGTGACGACAAGCGGGACATGGCGGCGATGGGCTTCCTCACGGTCGGCAAGCGTTTCATGGGCAACCAGGAAGATGTGATCGATGACCGCATCGACGTGGTCACGCAGGGCTTCATGGGCCTGACGGTCTCTTGCGCCCGTTGCCACGATCACAAGTTCGACCCGATTCCCACGAAGGATTACTACGCGCTTCACGGCGTCTTCAACAGCTCCGTGGAACCGGAGAAAGGTCCGTTCCTCACGCCGCCCAAAGAGACGGCGGAGTATCTGGACTTCAAAAAGAAGCTCGACGAATTGCAGGAGGAACTGGCGGGCACGGCTACTTACGAATACGAGCGTTCGCTGGCGCAGTTGCGCGGCACGTTCGGCGATGTGTTGCTCGCAAGCTATCGTTTCGGCACGGCGAAGAATGCTGCACCGCTCCGCAGCTTCCTGCGTGAGAAGACCATCAACGCGAACGGTTACGAAACTCTCGCCAAGGCCTTGAAAGGCATGGAGAAGAATCCCGGTGCGGTGATGAAGCCGTGGTTCGATTACGCCGCGCTTAGCAAAGATGAATTCGGTGCGAAGGCGGATGCCATCACGGCGAAGTTGAGTAAAGATTCCAACGTGAATCCGCTCATCGCCGCTGCGCTTACGAAGGCGCAACCGAAGTCTATCGAGGACGTCGCGGGTGTTTACGGCAAGATCATCAAGGATAACGAGAAGGCTTGGGCCGAGCAGAAGGCTGCTGGCAGCGCGGGTATGAAGGATGAGTTCGAGGAGCAAGTGCGCCTCGTGCTGCACAGCCCGAAATCACCGCTCTACCTGACGGTTCGCGATGCGCGCACGTTGCAACTCATCGGCGGCGCGCAAGTCCGTAACTTCGAGAACCGTGTTTACACTAAGATTTACACGCTCGAAACGACACATCCGGGTTCACCCGCCCGTGCGATGGTGATGGAAGATGCGCCGCGTCCGCGTGATTCGGCGGTGCTCATCCGTGGTGAACGCGGTCGTCGTGGCGATCTCGCCCCGCGTCAGTTCCTGCAGATCCTCTCGAAGGAAGCGCCGAAGAAACTCACGACGGGCAGCGGCCGTATCGACTTGGCGGAAGCCATCGCGGATCGCAACAACCCGCTCACGGCGCGAGTCATCGTGAACCGCATCTGGGCGAAGCACTTTGGCGAAGGCCTCGTGCGCACCGTTAGCGACTTCGGCCTGCGCGCCGAACCGCCGACGCATCCGGAATTACTCGATCACTTGGCCACGTACTTCATGGATAACGGCTGGAGCATCAAGAAGCTGCACCGCTACATCCTGCTCTCCGGTGTTTATCAGCAGGGTACGATGGACAATGCGAAGTATGAGGAAAAAGACCCGGCGAACCTCTATCTGTGGAAGACGCCGATCCGCCGCCTGGACTTCGAGGCCATCCGCGACACGGTGCTGATGCACGGCGGCAACATGGACTTGAGCAACGGTGGCAAACCGGTGGACATCACGGATAACCCGTCCCCGAACCGCCGCACGGTGTATGGTTACGTAGATCGCTTCGATCTGCCGGAGATGTTCCGCACGTTCGATTTCGCAAACCCGGACATGACCACCAGCGTGCGCAATCCGACAACCGTTCCGCAGCAGGCGCTCTTCATGATGAACAGCCCGTTTGTCATCGAGCAGGCGAAGCTCATGGTGCAACGCACGGACTTCCTCGCGCGCAAGACGGATGAGGATAAGCTTAAGTTCCTTTTCCAGACGCTGTATCAGCGCAATCCGACCGCGAGCGAGATCACCATGGCACAACAATACATGGCCGCGCAATCTGCCAAGGAAGTGAAGACGGAGACAGGCAAACAGGATTGGAGCTATGGCTTCGGCAATTATGATGCGCAAGCCAAACAGATGCGTTTCCGCCCCTTCACTGAGACCGTCGGCAATGGTTATTCGGGCGGGAAAAAATCGGGTGATGCGACGCTGACGGCCGTGGGCGGTCTGCCGACGATCAACCCGAAGATCGGCGTCATCCGTCGTTGGACCGCGCCGAAAGATGGTCGGGTGTTCATCTCCGGCCCCATCGCGCACAATGTGAAGGAAGGCGACGGCATCGTGGCCCACATCGTTTCCAGCCGGAACGGGCAGCTGGGCAATTGGACGGTCTTCAGCGGCAAACAGGACGTCACGCTGGAACATGTAGACGTGAAAGCCGGTGATACGATCGACTTCGTGGTGACCTGCGGCAAGAACGCCGACAAGGACCGCTTCGTCTGGGCCCCGGTCATCCGCATGGAAGACGGCCCGGAATGGAATGCCCGCACGCAGTTCGCGCTGCCGAGCAAGACCAAACAAGTCACCCCGCTCAATAGCTGGGAAAAACTGGCACAAGCGCTGTTCCTGACGAACGAGCTGATCTACGTGAACTGA